The Desulfonatronum thiodismutans nucleotide sequence GAGTGGAGACGGCCTTGATCAGAGCCGCCCCCATGTTCCCGAGCCCGATGCACCCGATGCGCAAGGCACTCATCCCTGCTGCTCCATGGCATTGAAGAAATAGGGAATTTCCTGACCCGCGGTCTCCGGGGCGTCGGAGCCGTGCACCGTGTTCCGCTCCACGTCCAGGGCCAAATCCTTGCGAATGGTGCCTTCGGCTGCGTTGGCCGGATTGGTGGCACCCATCAGGTCCCGCCAGCGGGCAATGGCGTTGTCGCCTTCCAAAACCGCGGCCACGATGGGTCCGGAGGTCATGTAACTCACCAGGCTCTGAAAAAACGGACGCTCCTTGTGCACCGCGTAGAAGCCCTCGGCCTGAGCCGTGGTCAGCCGCAGCTTGCGCAGAGCCACGATCCGCAATCCCGCGGACTCGATCCGGGTCAACACATTTCCAATCAAATTCCGCTCCACGCCATCCGGCTTGATCATGCAAAGGGTACGTTCAGACATTGAAAAAACTCCGTTGGTTTATGTTGTATGGTTGGTGTATCGCAATCGAAATCGCAATCGAGATCGAAATCGAGATCGAAATCGAGATCGAAATCGCTCTCTCCGTCATTCAATGACGTACTTGTATTGCTCGATTTCGATTGCGATTGCGATTTCGATTTTAATCCTAACTCCTAACTCCTGACTCCTGACTCCTGAATCCTGACTCCCGTTTCCTGAATCCTGACTCCTGAATACTCTCCCCCATCACACCAACAGCATCTTGTCCGAGGCAAAGGCGTCCTGCTTCAGGCTGTAGAACCGGGCCAGCAGGTCGTCCACTTTCAGACGCTTCTTTTCCTCGCCGGTGATGTCCAGAATGATCTCGCCCCGGTGCATCATGATCAGCCGGTTGCCCATGCGCAGAGCCTGGTGCATGTTGTGGGTGACCATCAGGGTGGTCAGTTCCATGCTTTCCACCAGGCGGTCGGTGAGTTCCAGAATCTGCTGGCCGGTCTTGGGGTCCAGAGCCGCGGTGTGCTCGTCCAGCAGCAGGATGTCCGGGCGGACCAGGGTGGCCATGACCATGGTCAGGGCCTGGCGTTGCCCGCCGGAAAGCAGCCCCACGGCGTCCTGGAATCGATCCTCCAGCCCCAGGTCCAGCATGCGCAGCTTTTCCCGGAACAGATCCCGGTCCAGACGGCGCACCCCGGCGGACAGCCCTCGGAAGCGCCCCCGGCGCAGAGCCAGGGCCAGGTTCTGTTCGATGCTCATGGAAGCGCAGGTGCCCAGCAGCGGGTCCTGGAAAACCCGGCCAATGAACTTGGCCCGCTTGTATTCCGGCCAGCCGGTGATGTCCCGATCATCCAGGAGGATGCTGCCCTGATCCGGGAAAAAACATCCGGCCAGGCAGTTCAGCAAGGTAGACTTCCCGGCCCCGTTGGAACCGATGATGCAGATAAAGTCCCCGCGACGAACTTCCAGAGAGACGTTTTGCAGGGCCAGGACTTCGTTGACGCTGCCCCGGTGAAAGTACTTGATGACGTTTTTCAAGGACAGCATCATGAGAAAAACCGGGCCTTGATTTTCGGCGCGGTGAGCGCCAGGACCACCAGCAATGCCGTGATCAGATTCAAGTCGCTGGGAGTGAAGGAAAAGGTGCCCAGCTTCATGCTTAGGGCCATGGCAATGGCCAGACGGTAAAGAATCGAGCCGAGCAGGGCCGCGATCACGGCGCGCATGATTCCGCCCCGGCCAAAGACCGTCTCGCCCACGATCACCGATGCCAGCCCGGCCACGATGGTTCCCACGCCCATGTTCACGTCCGCCGCGCCCTGGTTCTGGGCGATCAGCGCACCGCTGAAGGCCACCATGGCGTTGGATAGCCCCACGCCGATGATGATCACGCTGTGCGTATTCACACCCTGGCTGGTGATCATCCGGGGATTATCCCCCGTGGCCAGCATGGTCTGGCCGAACTCCGTATGCAGAAACCAGATCAGGAAGATCACGATGGCCGCGCCGATGAACGAAAACAGGACGATGGAGGACAAATACCCTGGCAAGCCCATGCCCATCAGCGGATCGAGGATCGTATCCCGGCCCAGCAAAGATACGTTGGGGCCGCTCATCACCCGAATGTTGATGGAATACAAGGCGATCATGGTCAGGATGGAGGCCAGGAGGTGCAGAATGCCCAGCTTGGTATTCAGAAACCCGGTGACCATCCCGGCCAGAAACCCGGCGAACATGGCCAGGAAGAGGGAAAGGAACGGGTCGATCCCTGAAGTGATGGCCACGGCGCAGACCGCGGCCCCCAGGGGCAGACTGCCGTCCACGGTCAAATCCGGGAAGTTGAGCACCCGAAAAGTCAGGTACACGCCCAGGACCATGATTCCGTATACCAACCCCTGCTCCACGGCGCCCAACAGCGCGTACCAGGTCATGGGCGGACTCCGGATTCGTCGGTGCCGAAAACGACGATCAGCTTGAATATGTTCATGGAAAAAAGAACGCTATATACCTACTCAGCAATAGAGTACTGCTTTTGCCGGGGGCGGTATCGGCATCGAAAACGAGAGGAAGCGGCGCTGAATGGCTCCAGTTTCGATACCGACCCCGACACCGATTGTCGAGTCAGAGCAAACATACATTATTGAGCTGAATAGATACGAATGGGTTAAAGCCGCACTGTTCGTGCTCGTGCCCAGCGAGACGACTGAGCACGAGCAGACAAGAGGATTGTTGATTATTCGAGAATCTTCCCTGCCCGGTCCAGGAGTGCCTGGGGGATGGTCACGCCCATGGCCTGGGCCGCTGGGAGATTGATGTGCAGTTCGAGTTCCTGCTGGGTTTCCACCGGGGTACTCGCCGGATCGGCCCCGCGAAAGATGCGCCCGGCCATGGCTCCGGCCTGACGGCCGTGCTCGTAATAATCGAAGCCCAGCGCGGCCACCGCGCCACGGGGCACGGAATCCACGTCCGCGGCGTACAGGGGCAGCTTGTTGTCCTGGCAGACCTTGGCGAGGGCCTCGAAGGCAGAGACCACGGTGTTGTCCGTGGGTACGTAAACGGCCTGAGCTCGGCCCACCAAGCTGCGGGAGGCCTGGAACACGTCGCTGGACCGGGCCACGGTGGCCTCCTCCAGTTTGATCCCGGCCTTGTCCGTCTCGGCCTTGAGCAGATCCACCAAGGCACGGGAATTGGCTTCCCCGGAATTGTAGATCACGCCCAGGGAGGTCAATTCCGGATGAAACTCCCGAATCAGGGCCAAGTGCTGGTCCATGGGGGTCAGGTCCGAAGTGCCGGTGATGTTCTCACCAGGATTTTGCAGATCCTTGACCAGCCCGGCGCCCAGGGGATCGGTCACGGCACTGAACAGGATGGGCGTCTTCTGCATCGAAGGGTTCTTTTTCACGGTCTGGGCCATGGCCTGGGCCGAAGGCGTGGCAATGGCCAGTACCAGGTCCGGACGCTCGCCCACGATCTGCTGGGCGATCAGATTGGCCGTGGCCATGTTGGCCTGGGCATTGTGCACCCGATAGTCGACCTGAAACCCTTCTTCACGCAGTTGGTCCTGAAAACCGCGCAGCACGGAATCCAGGGCCGGATGCTCGACGAACTGGTTGACGGAGACGACTTTCGCCTGCTCCGCGCCGGCCGAAACGGACATCCCGAACAACAAAACAAGACATGCCGACAAGACGAAACGGTTCATCATAAGGTCTCTCCTCGCATGAGCGTCAAGTAAAAAGGAAAAGTGATCGAAAAACGTTGATGGATATCCGATATCCCGGCAAAGGACAAGAAATACTTGTCATGCCATAATCCTTTCATATTCTCCAAATCGCCGCCAATCCGGCCATCCTTGACACCATCCTTGACAGATCGGTCGTGAACGGCGAATGAATACGTGTAATCTGATCAACAAGGAGAACCATCATGCTTAAAGTCAACGATCTGATGACCAAAAAGGTCTTTTCCCTTCAGGAGCACGACAACGTGCAGACAGCCCGCTCGATCATGAACCTGGGCCGCATCCGGCATATCCCCATCGTGGACGGGGAAGAACGCTTCGTCGGCCTGCTGACCCACCGGGATCTCTTGGCAGTAACCATTTCCAAACTGGCCGACATCGAGGACGAGGTCCAGAACGAAATCGACGCCTCCATTCCCATCCATGAAATCATGCGCCGGGACGTGACCACCATTTCCCCGGACGTCGACCTGCGCGAGGCCGCGGAACTCCTGCTCCAGCACAAATACGGCTGCCTGCCCGTGGTGAAAAAAGAAAAACTTGTGGGTATTTTGACGGAAGCCGACTTCCTCAAGCTGACCATCAGTCTGATGGATGCCCTGGACAAGATGGAGGCATGAAGTGGGCAAAACGACCACGGCCACGCTCCTGGAAATGAAGCGCCAGGGCGAGAAAATCACCGTTTTGACGGCCTATGACTGGGCCACGGCCAAACTGCTGGACGAGGCCGGGGTGGACGTCTTGCTGGTTGGCGACTCCCTGGGCATGGTCATGCTCGGCCTGGAGAACACCCTGTCCGTGACCATGGAAGACATGCTCCACCACTGCCGGGCCGTGGCCCGGGGGGCGCAGCGCTCTCTCTTGGTGGGCGACATGCCCTTCATGAGCTACCAGGTTTCGCCGGAGCAGGCCCTGGTCAACGCCGGACGGTTCCTGCAAGAAGCCGGGATGCACGCGGTCAAGGTGGAGGGCGGACGGGAAATCCTGCCCGCCGTGCGCAAGATGACCCAAAACGGCATCCCCGTCCTGGGCCACGTCGGCCTGACGCCCCAGCACGTCCACCAACTCGGCGGATTCAAGGTCCAGGGCCGGACCGACGCCGCGGCCCAACGCATCCGGGAAGACGCCGTTGCCCTGGAGGAAGCCGGGGCCTTCGGCCTGGTCCTGGAATGCGTCCCAGCCCGCCTGGCCCAGACCATCTCCGAACAATTGACCATCCCGACCATCGGCATCGGCGCCGGACCGGGCTGCGACGGCCAGGTCCTGGTCTTCCACGACGTTGTCGGCCTCTACGACCGCTTTACCCCGAAATTCGTAAAAAAATACGCTCAGGTCGGCGCCCTGATGGGCGACGCGGTGCGGGAATACGTTCAGGAGGTCAAGGCCGGGACGTTTCCGGGGGAGGAGCATGTTTTCAAATGATGAGAGTCCGTAATCCGTCCTCCATTGCACCAAAGTCGTCCGGCACGACGATCTCTCCGTCCACGAACCCCAACCGTTGAGCATCCGAAGTCTCACCCTCCGGCCCCACTTCACCCGGTGGAGTTGGGGACCTCCAAAGGTTCCAGAAGCATTCGCTTCAGATACGCCATATCAAGAGACACGTTGGTCATAATGGAAGGCCTGGGTTGACTTTATGCAACTATTGCATGACCCTGGATCTCCCATGCCGGTCATCAAACGCTTTCCTCAATATCGCCTCGTGATCAACGAGCGAGACCACAACCCGCCTCATTTCCACGTCCGGATGAACGACGGCCGCGAAGTCTCGGTGAAAATTGACGGAATGGAAATTATCCATGGGCGTGTCGCTGCGCGGGAGATCGCCGACGCCTTGAAATGGGCCAGGGAAAACCGCCTTTTTTTGATGGAGAAATTCGAGGAATTGCAGCAATGAGCAAAAAGCATTTTCAATTGACGAACGTAGTAGCCAAGCCTGAACAGCAGCTTCGTCTGACCTATGCGGATGGACGATCCTTTGATGTCGATCTGTCCGAATGGATCGCGACCTCTCGCGGCCTGGCCAGATTACAGGACCGGGAGCTGTTTTCCCAAGCCAGGCTGGGATTTGGGGGATGGTCCATTGAGTGGATCGAGGACGAATTGGATCTTGGAGCCGACAACCTCCGAAACCTGGCCGTGGAACAGGCTGGCGGCATCGGCCATGAACGGATATGGAACTGGTTGCATGAAACCGGGTTGACCTTGGACCAAGCCGCTGAAGCCTTGGGAATCTCACGACGGATGCTGATCTACTATCGCGACGGTGAAAAGCCGATCCCCAGGGCTGTCTGGCTGGCCTGCCTGGGCTGGAAAGCGGTTCGCCCCAAAGGCCGGGACCTGCCCAAAAACATCCCCTCTCCCAGCGAATACACGGCCCTCCATATTTAGCGCCGGATACGACAATGCCCAACACCCGACTCCCCTGGGCATTGCCTTGACCGGCAAGCCTGGATAAGAACCGCCTTGGCCGTGAATGACGGGCCAAATCGCCATTGTTACGATCTCAAACCAGCCAGGAACAGAACATATGGGTTTTTTCTCCAAGGTAAAAAAATGGTGGTCCACCGAAGAAACGACCGAAGCTGAAGAATCGGTGGAACAGCCGGAACCGAAGCCGTCCCCGAAACCATCGGATTCACCGGATTCATTTGAAGCTGTTGAAGAGGTTGTTCCGGCGGACCAAGAGCCGACAGCGCCCGCGCGAGAACCGGAGCCGGTCGAGCCTTCTCCGGAACCTGTCGTGGAGGACGCTCCCGAACCGGGACCGGAAGAGGAAGAGGATAAGAAACAACCGACGGCTCCGAAGGGCATTCAGCCTTCTCCCTCGGAAACCGTCACGCGAACTGTTCCGGAATCTCTTTCCGAGCCTCGCCAGGAAGCCAGACCTGAGCCTGTTTCCGGGCCTGTTCCAGGGCCTGTCCCCGAATCCGTTTCCGAGCCTTCTCCGAAACCAGCCCTTGAAAGCGAAGAGCAACCCGATTCCAAGGCTCGCCCGGGCCTGTTTTCCCGACTTTTTTCCCGTCAGCCCCCCAAACCGACACCAACTCCGACACCAACTCCGGAACCGACCCGGAAGCCGGAAGCCCCAGCCGCAACCGAGCAGGAAAGACCTTCCGAACCAGGACAAATAACCGAACCTCCCGCATGGCAGGCCCAGGTCATGCAGGCCCTGCGCGGGGCCGAGCCCAAGCTCAGCGTCTGGCTGGAGCACACCCTGTCCGGGGTGGAGACCATGGGTGACGAGTTGTGGGAACGGTTGCGCTTCCTGTTCCGGGCCCTGGAGGCCCCGGAGGACGAGGCCGAGCTGTTCATCACCAAGTTCCGGGAATGGCTGGAGGACATGGGCTACGAGCAGGTGGCCGAATTCCGGTCCGAGCTGCAGTACCGGCTGGCCCTGGCTCTGGAACTGGAAGACGAGGAGGACGAGCGCGACCGCCTCTTCCTGAAGCTCTCCGAGGGCCTGAACAAGACTCGTGAACAGCTCACCAAGCGCATCGACGCCCTGCTCTCGGCCCATCGCAAGTTCGACGACCCGTTCTGGGAGGAGCTGGAGGAAGTGCTGATCATGGCCGACGTGGGGCACCGCTCCGCGGTCATGCTCCTGGACCGGCTCAAGGCCCGGGTACGCGGGGAAAACATCAGCGAATCCGAGGCGTTCCGGGAAATGCTGCGCCAGGAACTGGCCGCCATCTTCCCCGCGCCCAAAGTCGTCGACCTGCCCCAGGGGCCGGAGATCGTCCTCGTGGTGGGCGTGAACGGTGTGGGCAAGACCACGACCATCGCCAAACTGGCCCACCGCGCCCAGATGCAGGGCCGCAAGGTGCTCGTGGCCGCCGGGGACACCTTCCGGGCCGCGGCCATGGAACAGCTCGCCATCTGGGCCAAGCGCACCGGCGCGGACTTCTTCAGCAAGGGCGAAGGCGCGGACCCGGCCGCCGTGGCCTACGAGGCCGTGGACGCGGCGCTGCAAGGCGGTCACGACGTGGTCTTTCTGGACACCGCGGGCCGGCTGCACACCAAGGTCGATCTGATGGACGAACTGCGCAAGATCAAGCGCGTCCTGGCCAAAAAGCTTCCCGGTGCGCCCCACCGCAGCCTGCTGGTGGTGGACGCCACCACCGGGCAGAACGCCTTGTCCCAGACCAAACTGTTCAACGAGGCGGTCAGCGTGGACGAGATCATCCTGACCAAGCTGGACGGCACCTCCAAGGGCGGCATCGTGGTGGCCATCGCCCTGGAGTTCAACATGCCCATCAGCTTCGTGGGGCTGGGCGAGAAAATGGAAGACCTCCGGCCCTTCAGCGGCGAGGACTTCGCCAAGGCTCTGGTGAACTGAACCAGATACTGACTACTCGGAGGATTCCGCGCATGAACATAGTCCGGAGCTGGATTCCCGCCTTCGCGGGAATGACCTCTCCGACCATGAGGATTCCAAGCACGTCATACCGGCGAAGGCCGGTATCCAGGTCTTTTTATCCAAATTCCGCCAAATCCTTTCTCCTTATAAACTGAATCTGTTGCCGCGCTTTCGTCCCATGCTCTCCACTCCCCGCTCCCCATCCGCCCTTTGGCCACTGGCCGTTTCCTGCATCCTGCCGGTCTACAACGAAGAAGGCTGCCTGGAAGCGCTTCTCAACGAGCTGACGGCGCAGCTGAACGGACTGGGACGGCCCTCTGAAATCATCTGCGTGGACGATTGCAGCCGGGACGGCAGCCTGGCCCTGCTGACCCGGCTGCGCACCGACCACCACCGGCTTCGAATCGTCCGGCATACCCGCAACCTGGGCCAGAGCGCGGCCTTCGCCACCGGGTTCCAGGTCGCCCGGGGCCAAATTCTGATCACCATGGACGCGGACATGCAGCACGACCCGACGGACATCCCCCGGCTGCTGCGCGCCCTGACCCCGGAAACGGACATGGTTTGCGGCATCCGGGCCAACCGTCGGGACAACTGGATCAAGCGCGTTTCCTCCCGGCTGGCCAACCGGTTCCGGGACATGGTCTCCGGGGACCGGATCGCGGACGCCGGCTGCACGTTCCGTGCTCTGCGCCGAACCGCCCTGCCGGAGCTCCTGGTGTTCAACGGCATGCACCGCTTTTTGCCCACCTTGCTGCGTTGCCGGGGCCTGACCGTGGTCGAGCTGCCCATCAACCACCGTCCCCGGATCAGCGGCGTTTCCAAGTACGGGATCGGCAACCGCCTCTGGCGCGGGCTGCTGGACTGCGTCGCCGTGCGCTGGTACGCTCGTCGGGCCATCCCGGCACGGCGCTGGGAGCACGTTCCCAACCCCGTCTCGCCGCCCCATGACTGACCATCGTACCCCAGCCCCCCCCACGAATCAGACCTGCACCCCACCCCTCTCGGAGTCTCTCGAGCCTTCCCTCTCAGGAGCCGACGCGAAAACGGGACGTGGATTCTGGACCCGCCCACGCTTGGTGGGCCTTGTTCTGATCGGCGTTGTCCTCCTGGGGCTGGTTCTGATGAACGTCACGCCGCTGCGCTCCCTGCTGGCCAGGACCGAACTGCTCGGGGCCTGGTTCACGCAGCGCGGCCTTTTTGGAATGGCGCTGTACATCGCCGGAGTGACCCTCCTGGTCTGCCTGGGCGTTCCCCGGCTGCTGCTCTGCTCCATCGGCGGCATGGCTTTCGGTTTCTGGCAGGGCCTGATATTGACCCAGGCCGGAACAGTGCTGGGCTTTTACGT carries:
- the ndk gene encoding nucleoside-diphosphate kinase, yielding MSERTLCMIKPDGVERNLIGNVLTRIESAGLRIVALRKLRLTTAQAEGFYAVHKERPFFQSLVSYMTSGPIVAAVLEGDNAIARWRDLMGATNPANAAEGTIRKDLALDVERNTVHGSDAPETAGQEIPYFFNAMEQQG
- a CDS encoding ABC transporter ATP-binding protein, giving the protein MLSLKNVIKYFHRGSVNEVLALQNVSLEVRRGDFICIIGSNGAGKSTLLNCLAGCFFPDQGSILLDDRDITGWPEYKRAKFIGRVFQDPLLGTCASMSIEQNLALALRRGRFRGLSAGVRRLDRDLFREKLRMLDLGLEDRFQDAVGLLSGGQRQALTMVMATLVRPDILLLDEHTAALDPKTGQQILELTDRLVESMELTTLMVTHNMHQALRMGNRLIMMHRGEIILDITGEEKKRLKVDDLLARFYSLKQDAFASDKMLLV
- a CDS encoding ABC transporter permease; amino-acid sequence: MTWYALLGAVEQGLVYGIMVLGVYLTFRVLNFPDLTVDGSLPLGAAVCAVAITSGIDPFLSLFLAMFAGFLAGMVTGFLNTKLGILHLLASILTMIALYSINIRVMSGPNVSLLGRDTILDPLMGMGLPGYLSSIVLFSFIGAAIVIFLIWFLHTEFGQTMLATGDNPRMITSQGVNTHSVIIIGVGLSNAMVAFSGALIAQNQGAADVNMGVGTIVAGLASVIVGETVFGRGGIMRAVIAALLGSILYRLAIAMALSMKLGTFSFTPSDLNLITALLVVLALTAPKIKARFFS
- a CDS encoding ABC transporter substrate-binding protein — encoded protein: MMNRFVLSACLVLLFGMSVSAGAEQAKVVSVNQFVEHPALDSVLRGFQDQLREEGFQVDYRVHNAQANMATANLIAQQIVGERPDLVLAIATPSAQAMAQTVKKNPSMQKTPILFSAVTDPLGAGLVKDLQNPGENITGTSDLTPMDQHLALIREFHPELTSLGVIYNSGEANSRALVDLLKAETDKAGIKLEEATVARSSDVFQASRSLVGRAQAVYVPTDNTVVSAFEALAKVCQDNKLPLYAADVDSVPRGAVAALGFDYYEHGRQAGAMAGRIFRGADPASTPVETQQELELHINLPAAQAMGVTIPQALLDRAGKILE
- a CDS encoding CBS domain-containing protein; this translates as MLKVNDLMTKKVFSLQEHDNVQTARSIMNLGRIRHIPIVDGEERFVGLLTHRDLLAVTISKLADIEDEVQNEIDASIPIHEIMRRDVTTISPDVDLREAAELLLQHKYGCLPVVKKEKLVGILTEADFLKLTISLMDALDKMEA
- the panB gene encoding 3-methyl-2-oxobutanoate hydroxymethyltransferase, which translates into the protein MGKTTTATLLEMKRQGEKITVLTAYDWATAKLLDEAGVDVLLVGDSLGMVMLGLENTLSVTMEDMLHHCRAVARGAQRSLLVGDMPFMSYQVSPEQALVNAGRFLQEAGMHAVKVEGGREILPAVRKMTQNGIPVLGHVGLTPQHVHQLGGFKVQGRTDAAAQRIREDAVALEEAGAFGLVLECVPARLAQTISEQLTIPTIGIGAGPGCDGQVLVFHDVVGLYDRFTPKFVKKYAQVGALMGDAVREYVQEVKAGTFPGEEHVFK
- a CDS encoding DUF4160 domain-containing protein → MPVIKRFPQYRLVINERDHNPPHFHVRMNDGREVSVKIDGMEIIHGRVAAREIADALKWARENRLFLMEKFEELQQ
- a CDS encoding DUF2442 domain-containing protein codes for the protein MSKKHFQLTNVVAKPEQQLRLTYADGRSFDVDLSEWIATSRGLARLQDRELFSQARLGFGGWSIEWIEDELDLGADNLRNLAVEQAGGIGHERIWNWLHETGLTLDQAAEALGISRRMLIYYRDGEKPIPRAVWLACLGWKAVRPKGRDLPKNIPSPSEYTALHI
- the ftsY gene encoding signal recognition particle-docking protein FtsY gives rise to the protein MEDAPEPGPEEEEDKKQPTAPKGIQPSPSETVTRTVPESLSEPRQEARPEPVSGPVPGPVPESVSEPSPKPALESEEQPDSKARPGLFSRLFSRQPPKPTPTPTPTPEPTRKPEAPAATEQERPSEPGQITEPPAWQAQVMQALRGAEPKLSVWLEHTLSGVETMGDELWERLRFLFRALEAPEDEAELFITKFREWLEDMGYEQVAEFRSELQYRLALALELEDEEDERDRLFLKLSEGLNKTREQLTKRIDALLSAHRKFDDPFWEELEEVLIMADVGHRSAVMLLDRLKARVRGENISESEAFREMLRQELAAIFPAPKVVDLPQGPEIVLVVGVNGVGKTTTIAKLAHRAQMQGRKVLVAAGDTFRAAAMEQLAIWAKRTGADFFSKGEGADPAAVAYEAVDAALQGGHDVVFLDTAGRLHTKVDLMDELRKIKRVLAKKLPGAPHRSLLVVDATTGQNALSQTKLFNEAVSVDEIILTKLDGTSKGGIVVAIALEFNMPISFVGLGEKMEDLRPFSGEDFAKALVN
- a CDS encoding glycosyltransferase family 2 protein; this translates as MLSTPRSPSALWPLAVSCILPVYNEEGCLEALLNELTAQLNGLGRPSEIICVDDCSRDGSLALLTRLRTDHHRLRIVRHTRNLGQSAAFATGFQVARGQILITMDADMQHDPTDIPRLLRALTPETDMVCGIRANRRDNWIKRVSSRLANRFRDMVSGDRIADAGCTFRALRRTALPELLVFNGMHRFLPTLLRCRGLTVVELPINHRPRISGVSKYGIGNRLWRGLLDCVAVRWYARRAIPARRWEHVPNPVSPPHD
- a CDS encoding TVP38/TMEM64 family protein, translating into MTDHRTPAPPTNQTCTPPLSESLEPSLSGADAKTGRGFWTRPRLVGLVLIGVVLLGLVLMNVTPLRSLLARTELLGAWFTQRGLFGMALYIAGVTLLVCLGVPRLLLCSIGGMAFGFWQGLILTQAGTVLGFYVVFNLVRHAGWSFSFLRHRPNLNAVQKRIGKGGVMSVFGMRMMPLSGFYSTIMMGMLPLRHAHFLLGTFLGTFPQAIPATLIGAGATQETLQTSIAFIVAAVIAFVIIWFGIDAYRRKIHHANPPLTP